A single genomic interval of Lynx canadensis isolate LIC74 chromosome A2, mLynCan4.pri.v2, whole genome shotgun sequence harbors:
- the GPR22 gene encoding G-protein coupled receptor 22, whose amino-acid sequence MCFSPVLEINMQSESNITVRDDTDDINTNMYQPLSYPLSFQVSLTGFLMLEIVLGLGSNLTVLVLYCMKSNLINSVSNIITMNLHVLDVIICVGCIPLTIVILLLSLESNTALICCFHEACVSFASVSTAINVFAITLDRYDISVKPANRILTMGRAAMLMISIWIFSFFSFLIPFIEVNFFSLQSGNTWENKTLLCVSTNEYYTELGMYYHLLVQIPIFFFTVIVMLITYTKILQALNIRIGTRFSTGQKKKARKKKTISLTTQHETTDMSQSSGGRNIVFGVRTSVSVIIALRRAVKRHRERRERQKRVFRMSLLIISTFLLCWTPISVLNTTILCLGPSDLLVKLRLCFLVMAYGTTIFHPLLYAFTRQKFQKVLKSKMKKRVVSIVEADPMPNNAVIHNSWIDPKRNKKLTFEDSEIREKCLVPQVVTD is encoded by the coding sequence atgtgtttttctCCCGTTCTGGAAATCAACATGCAGTCTGAATCTAACATTACAGTGCGAGATGACACTGATGACATCAACACCAATATGTACCAACCACTTTCCTATCCATTAAGCTTTCAAGTGTCTCTCACCGGATTTCTTATGTTAGAAATTGTGTTGGGACTTGGCAGCAACCTCACCGTGTTGGTCCTTTACTGCATGAAATCCAACTTAATCAACTCGGTCAGTAACATTATTACAATGAATCTTCATGTACTTGATGTCATCATTTGTGTGGGATGTATCCCTCTAACTATAGTCATCCTTCTGCTTTCACTGGAGAGTAACACTGCTCTCATCTGCTGTTTCCATGAGGCCTGCGTATCTTTTGCAAGTGTCTCAACAGCAATCAACGTTTTTGCTATCACTCTGGACAGGTATGACATCTCTGTAAAACCTGCAAACCGGATTCTGACAATGGGCAGAGCTGCAATGCTGATGATATCCATttggattttttcatttttctctttcctgattcCCTTTATTGAGGTAAATTTTTTCAGTCTTCAAAGTGGAAATACGTGGGAAAACAAGACACTTTTGTGTGTCAGTACAAATGAATACTACACTGAACTGGGAATGTATTATCACCTGCTAGTACAGATCCCAATATTCTTTTTCACTGTCATAGTGATGTTAATCACATACACCAAAATCCTTCAGGCTCTTAACATTCGAATAGGCACAAGATTTTCAACAGGgcagaagaagaaagcaagaaagaaaaagacaatttctCTAACCACGCAACATGAGACTACAGACATGTCACAAAGCAGTGGTGGGAGAAACATAGTCTTTGGTGTAAGAACTTCGGTCTCTGTAATAATTGCCCTCCGGCGAGCTGTGAAACGACACCGCGAACGACGAGAAAGGCAAAAAAGAGTCTTCAGGATGTCTTTATTGattatttctacatttcttcTCTGCTGGACACCAATTTCTGTCTTAAATACCACCATTTTATGTTTAGGCCCAAGTGACCTTTTAGTAAAATTAAGGTTATGTTTTCTAGTCATGGCTTATGGAACAACTATATTCCACCCATTATTATATGCATTCACTAGACAAAAATTTCAAAAGGTcttgaaaagtaaaatgaaaaagagagttGTTTCCATAGTGGAAGCTGATCCTATGCCTAACAATGCTGTAATACACAATTCTTGGATAGAtcctaagagaaacaaaaaacttacCTTTGAAGatagtgaaataagagaaaaatgtttagTACCTCAGGTTGTCACAGACTAG